In the genome of Paenibacillus pabuli, one region contains:
- a CDS encoding YitT family protein, translated as MKRTSLTLQQVKTEAGKFAIMLLGTFILAFAYYHINFQNHLSEGGFVGLALLGKYATGLSPAIGMLLLDIPVMILAWFIKGWKFMIQALLGVAAFSLFYDGFERYSTLVIPFHGNLWIPAVLSGVITGVGAGMVLRFGGATGGDDILAVLISRWKGWKLGTVFFVSDAFVLGLSLFFLPVKETLYTILAVWIASKVITYMVSFPARRTVTTSAVKLPVSTAAKVVSGASQRAPVAARGVSH; from the coding sequence ATGAAGAGAACATCGTTAACCTTACAACAAGTTAAGACAGAGGCGGGAAAGTTCGCCATTATGCTGCTCGGAACATTTATTTTGGCATTTGCCTACTATCACATTAATTTTCAGAATCATTTATCGGAGGGCGGATTTGTCGGTCTGGCCCTGCTAGGAAAATACGCGACAGGCTTATCACCTGCGATCGGCATGCTGCTGCTGGATATTCCAGTCATGATTTTGGCTTGGTTCATCAAGGGCTGGAAGTTCATGATTCAGGCACTGCTGGGTGTGGCCGCATTCTCATTGTTCTATGACGGGTTTGAGAGGTACTCCACCCTGGTCATTCCGTTTCACGGTAATCTGTGGATTCCGGCAGTTCTGTCCGGTGTAATCACCGGCGTGGGCGCTGGCATGGTGCTTCGATTCGGCGGAGCAACAGGCGGAGATGACATTCTGGCGGTGCTCATTAGCCGTTGGAAGGGCTGGAAGCTGGGAACGGTTTTCTTTGTCAGCGATGCGTTTGTACTGGGATTGTCGCTTTTCTTTCTACCGGTAAAAGAAACTTTATATACCATTCTGGCCGTATGGATTGCCAGCAAAGTGATTACGTACATGGTCAGTTTCCCGGCTCGCCGGACGGTTACCACTTCAGCTGTGAAGCTGCCCGTGTCGACTGCAGCCAAAGTAGTCAGCGGTGCTTCACAACGAGCCCCGGTGGCTGCTAGAGGAGTTTCGCATTAA